One genomic window of Alphaproteobacteria bacterium includes the following:
- a CDS encoding threonine dehydratase, which produces MTVTLPDLAALEAAAEVVYRHMPATPQHRWPLLAERYGCDVWVKHENHTPIAAFKLRGGLVYMDRLKRAEPDCRGVVTATTGNHGQSIALAARSLGLHPVLVCPTSTRIEKKRAMRAFGGELVEHGEYFEDARAHAVDLAAARGLHMMESFHPWLFLGVASYGLELLRAAPDLEAVYVPVGLGSGLCGLISARDALGHRARLIGVVPEGAPTYKLSFDAGHAVPTNRATKFVDSLINKVPNETALAIILNGAARFVTVSDADVRAAMRHYYTDTHNVAEPGGAAALAALGRERERMAGCAVGVILTGANCDLADYVAILTGED; this is translated from the coding sequence ATGACTGTGACGCTGCCGGATCTGGCCGCGCTGGAGGCGGCCGCCGAGGTGGTCTATCGCCACATGCCGGCGACGCCGCAGCATCGCTGGCCCCTGCTGGCCGAGCGCTATGGCTGCGACGTCTGGGTCAAGCACGAGAACCACACGCCGATCGCCGCGTTCAAGCTGCGCGGCGGGCTGGTCTACATGGACCGGCTGAAGCGGGCGGAGCCGGACTGCCGCGGGGTCGTCACCGCCACCACCGGCAATCACGGCCAGAGCATCGCGCTGGCCGCGCGCAGCCTCGGCCTGCATCCGGTGCTGGTCTGTCCGACCTCGACCCGGATCGAGAAGAAGCGCGCGATGCGCGCCTTCGGCGGCGAGCTGGTCGAGCATGGCGAGTATTTCGAGGACGCACGCGCCCACGCCGTCGACCTCGCTGCGGCGCGCGGCCTGCACATGATGGAATCCTTCCACCCGTGGCTGTTCCTCGGCGTGGCTTCCTACGGGCTGGAGCTGCTGCGCGCGGCACCCGACCTGGAGGCCGTCTATGTTCCCGTCGGCCTCGGCTCCGGCCTGTGCGGCCTGATCTCCGCCCGCGACGCGCTGGGCCACCGCGCCCGGCTGATCGGCGTCGTGCCGGAGGGCGCCCCGACCTACAAGCTGTCGTTCGACGCCGGCCATGCCGTTCCGACCAACCGCGCCACCAAGTTCGTCGACTCCCTGATCAACAAGGTGCCCAACGAGACCGCGCTCGCCATCATCCTGAACGGCGCAGCGCGGTTCGTCACGGTGTCCGATGCCGACGTCCGCGCCGCGATGCGCCATTACTACACCGACACGCACAACGTGGCCGAGCCGGGCGGAGCGGCGGCACTGGCGGCCCTGGGCCGCGAGCGCGAGCGGATGGCCGGATGCGCCGTCGGTGTGATCCTGACGGGCGCGAATTGCGACTTGGCCGACTATGTCGCGATCCTGACCGGCGAGGACTGA
- a CDS encoding GMC family oxidoreductase: MASGDLADVRWDCIVVGAGSAGAALAGRLSEDSERRVLVLEAGRNYRAAETPAEIRSINPFAVLLPEAMQRAYQYPDLTARRTRRQDRRMYWRGKGVGGSSAVNGLFAIRGTPEAFDEWHEMGCAGWSWADVAPWFRAIEDDPLADTDPHHHGRGGPIPITRAPETRWGAVDFAMRAAARDLGYPFRDDHNAPDADGISTYCSNSRDLARVTTNDAYLEPARARPNFAIAGDALVERLLFEDRRCVGVRVRLQGRSTELRADAVVLAAGAIHSPAILLRSGVGPADELRALGIDVVHDLRGVGRNLFEHPVARLSLALTDEARVWDETIRHSNTCLRYSSGLHGGGAGDMFLIGMNHGGFNFVDAAQWSEAGLYMMLYQAFSRGALTLASPDPTVQPAVDFDMLSDPRDMARLRDGVRRVAAFGRHPAFQRIVARFTWGVTDLPLDAFDRADDAVIDRWLLEDCGDGQHAAGSCRMGAYEDPRAVVDPDCRVRGLDGLRVADCSIMPADCRANTHLTAVMIGERVAARMREEGRSR; the protein is encoded by the coding sequence ATGGCAAGCGGCGATCTTGCGGACGTGCGGTGGGACTGCATCGTTGTCGGCGCGGGGTCGGCCGGGGCCGCGCTGGCCGGCCGCCTGTCCGAGGACAGCGAACGGCGCGTGCTGGTGCTGGAGGCCGGCCGCAACTATCGCGCGGCCGAGACGCCGGCGGAGATCCGCAGCATCAACCCATTCGCGGTGCTGCTGCCCGAGGCGATGCAGCGCGCCTACCAATATCCCGATCTGACGGCGCGGCGCACGCGGCGGCAGGACCGGCGCATGTACTGGCGCGGCAAGGGAGTCGGCGGCAGTTCCGCGGTGAACGGCCTGTTCGCCATCCGCGGCACGCCGGAAGCCTTCGACGAGTGGCACGAGATGGGCTGCGCCGGCTGGAGCTGGGCCGACGTCGCGCCCTGGTTCAGGGCGATCGAGGACGATCCGCTGGCGGACACCGACCCGCATCACCATGGCCGCGGCGGCCCGATCCCGATCACCCGCGCGCCGGAGACACGCTGGGGCGCCGTCGATTTCGCCATGCGGGCGGCCGCGCGGGATCTGGGTTACCCGTTCCGCGACGACCACAACGCGCCCGACGCCGACGGAATCAGCACCTATTGCAGCAACAGCCGCGACCTGGCCCGGGTCACCACCAACGACGCCTATCTGGAACCGGCGCGCGCCCGGCCCAACTTCGCGATCGCCGGCGACGCCCTGGTCGAACGGCTGCTGTTCGAGGACCGGCGCTGTGTCGGGGTCCGCGTCCGGTTGCAGGGCCGGTCGACCGAGCTGCGCGCCGACGCGGTGGTGCTCGCCGCCGGCGCGATCCACTCGCCGGCGATCCTGCTCCGCTCCGGCGTCGGCCCGGCGGACGAACTGCGCGCGCTGGGCATCGACGTGGTCCACGACCTGCGCGGCGTCGGCCGCAACCTGTTCGAGCACCCGGTCGCCCGCCTGTCGCTGGCGCTGACCGACGAGGCCCGGGTCTGGGACGAGACGATCCGCCATTCGAACACCTGCCTGCGCTACAGCTCGGGCCTGCACGGCGGCGGCGCCGGCGACATGTTCCTGATCGGCATGAACCACGGCGGCTTCAACTTCGTCGACGCGGCGCAGTGGTCCGAAGCCGGGCTGTACATGATGCTCTACCAGGCGTTTTCCCGCGGGGCGCTGACCCTGGCGTCGCCCGACCCGACCGTGCAGCCGGCGGTCGATTTCGACATGCTGTCGGACCCGCGCGACATGGCGCGGCTGCGCGACGGCGTGCGCCGGGTGGCGGCCTTCGGCAGGCACCCGGCGTTTCAGCGCATCGTCGCGCGCTTCACCTGGGGCGTGACCGACCTGCCGCTGGACGCCTTCGACCGTGCGGACGATGCGGTCATCGACCGGTGGCTGCTGGAGGACTGCGGCGACGGGCAGCATGCCGCCGGCAGCTGCCGGATGGGCGCCTACGAGGACCCGCGCGCGGTGGTCGACCCGGATTGCCGGGTGCGCGGGCTCGACGGCCTGCGCGTCGCCGACTGCTCCATCATGCCGGCCGACTGCCGCGCCAACACCCACCTGACCGCGGTGATGATCGGCGAGCGCGTCGCGGCGCGCATGCGCGAGGAGGGGAGGTCGAGATGA
- a CDS encoding cupin domain-containing protein: MTASDRTLAAWCELRHYDIVELRDGETKALRRRAPKERLLITLGTVQLVLPDATVILKENQFFDLPDVDAWRLRGCAPQAQAVQLSGDWGRDVGGCGIFRVARQDQPTNIGDPVAYPKATSVDNHYHDCDEYWIVLEGSGSVRIGARDIAVGPGDCVAIGMGHHHDFPLVDAPVKAVFFETTLQGERRVGHLWTHTHGAPAPVAERV, encoded by the coding sequence ATGACCGCCAGCGACCGGACCCTCGCAGCCTGGTGCGAGCTGCGTCACTACGACATCGTCGAACTCCGGGACGGCGAGACGAAGGCGTTGCGCCGGCGCGCACCGAAAGAGCGGTTGCTGATCACCCTCGGCACCGTCCAGCTTGTGCTGCCCGACGCCACGGTGATCCTGAAAGAGAACCAGTTCTTCGATCTGCCCGATGTCGACGCCTGGCGCCTGCGCGGCTGCGCGCCGCAGGCGCAGGCGGTGCAGCTCTCCGGCGACTGGGGCCGCGATGTCGGCGGCTGCGGCATCTTCCGCGTCGCGCGGCAGGACCAGCCGACCAACATCGGCGATCCCGTCGCCTACCCGAAGGCGACCTCGGTCGACAATCACTACCACGACTGCGACGAATACTGGATCGTGCTGGAGGGCAGCGGCTCCGTGCGGATCGGCGCCCGCGACATCGCGGTGGGCCCAGGCGATTGCGTTGCGATCGGCATGGGCCATCATCACGACTTTCCCCTGGTCGACGCGCCGGTGAAGGCCGTGTTCTTCGAGACCACGCTGCAAGGCGAGCGGCGGGTCGGCCACCTCTGGACCCATACCCACGGAGCGCCCGCGCCCGTGGCGGAGCGCGTGTAA
- a CDS encoding Gfo/Idh/MocA family oxidoreductase, protein MAKKVIHVGVGVFGKRWCSEFLATNIADGTIEVVALADVAPANLELGRSLLGLDRSVCYTDPAEAFARHKADFCTIVVPPNHHEQIVDLAIAHGVDILCEKPIADTMAGSISIARKVKAAGRKMAVTMSHRFDQDKTTLRAIIRSGRLGKVNTVSCRYAADLREHMAWGALFRHTMADPLMIEGAVHHLDLVADFAGAPCETLYASTWKPDWAAYAGDTDGMVMMTFANGVRGVYEGTSSAAVGLNDWTREYVRVDCELGTAILNSREIEVFTREQLVRQRAREGQGHRIQLITQPKWLNTWLIEKFCAWLDGGPEMETNVEANIQASALIFAGIESARTGRVIRLSDYIAAHG, encoded by the coding sequence ATGGCCAAGAAAGTGATCCATGTCGGCGTCGGCGTGTTCGGCAAGCGCTGGTGCTCGGAATTCCTCGCGACCAATATCGCCGACGGGACCATAGAGGTGGTCGCCCTGGCCGACGTGGCGCCGGCGAACCTCGAGCTGGGGCGCAGCCTGCTCGGCCTCGACAGGTCGGTCTGCTACACCGACCCGGCCGAGGCCTTCGCCAGGCACAAGGCCGACTTCTGCACCATCGTGGTGCCGCCGAACCATCACGAGCAGATCGTCGACCTCGCCATCGCCCACGGCGTCGACATCCTGTGCGAGAAGCCGATCGCCGACACGATGGCCGGCTCGATCTCGATCGCCCGCAAGGTGAAGGCCGCCGGCCGCAAGATGGCGGTGACCATGAGCCACCGGTTCGACCAGGACAAGACGACGCTGCGCGCGATCATCCGCTCCGGCCGTCTCGGCAAGGTCAATACCGTGAGCTGCCGCTATGCCGCCGACCTGCGCGAACACATGGCCTGGGGCGCCCTGTTCCGCCACACCATGGCCGACCCGCTGATGATCGAGGGCGCGGTGCACCATCTCGACCTGGTCGCCGACTTCGCCGGCGCGCCCTGCGAGACTCTCTACGCCAGCACCTGGAAGCCCGACTGGGCCGCCTATGCCGGCGACACCGACGGCATGGTCATGATGACCTTCGCCAACGGCGTGCGCGGCGTCTATGAGGGCACGTCGAGCGCCGCCGTCGGCCTGAACGACTGGACCAGGGAATATGTCCGGGTCGACTGCGAGCTCGGCACCGCGATCCTCAACAGCCGCGAGATCGAGGTGTTCACCCGCGAGCAGCTGGTGCGCCAGCGGGCGCGCGAGGGACAGGGCCACAGGATCCAGCTGATCACCCAGCCGAAGTGGCTCAACACCTGGCTGATCGAGAAATTCTGCGCCTGGCTCGACGGCGGCCCGGAGATGGAGACCAACGTCGAGGCCAACATCCAGGCCTCGGCGCTGATCTTCGCCGGCATCGAGAGCGCGCGCACCGGCCGGGTGATCCGTCTCAGCGACTACATCGCCGCCCATGGGTGA
- a CDS encoding carbohydrate ABC transporter permease, with product MRRYSRGSFDDPMVHPWILTGIGVVGVVAYLFPIYWMFVSGFKTSGEIFANPPTLIPDRPTLDSFDYVLGRENVLRYVRNSLIIAVPTTALTLILGAMGAYAMSRIRTRLVDVALITVLLLQVFPEALLATPVFIIFRTLDMLNTFGAVVLATTAKTLAFALVILRPMFRQVPIELEEASLVDGCTLFKTFYLIVLPLMRIPLIVVGAIVFVQAYGQFVYPLTMLTEQKLQPATVGIYSFVGAEIADWNMIMAFSSIFVVPILALFLLLQKRIVAGLTAGALK from the coding sequence GTGAGGCGCTACAGCCGCGGCTCCTTCGACGATCCCATGGTCCACCCCTGGATCCTGACCGGCATCGGGGTGGTCGGCGTCGTCGCCTATCTGTTTCCGATCTATTGGATGTTCGTCTCCGGCTTCAAGACCTCGGGCGAGATCTTCGCCAATCCGCCCACGCTGATCCCGGATCGGCCGACGCTGGACTCGTTCGACTACGTGCTGGGGCGCGAAAACGTGCTGCGCTATGTGCGCAACAGCCTGATCATCGCGGTGCCGACCACCGCGCTGACGCTGATCCTCGGCGCCATGGGCGCCTATGCGATGAGCCGCATCCGCACGCGCCTGGTCGACGTGGCGCTGATCACCGTGCTGCTGCTGCAGGTGTTTCCCGAGGCGTTGCTGGCCACGCCGGTGTTCATCATCTTCCGCACGCTGGACATGCTGAACACCTTCGGCGCGGTGGTGCTGGCCACCACCGCGAAGACGCTGGCCTTCGCCTTGGTGATCCTGCGGCCGATGTTCCGCCAGGTGCCGATCGAGCTGGAGGAAGCGTCGCTGGTCGACGGCTGCACCCTGTTCAAGACCTTCTACCTGATCGTGCTGCCGCTGATGCGCATTCCGCTGATCGTGGTCGGCGCGATCGTGTTCGTGCAGGCCTACGGCCAGTTCGTCTACCCGCTGACCATGCTGACCGAGCAGAAGCTGCAGCCGGCCACGGTCGGCATCTACAGCTTCGTCGGCGCCGAGATCGCCGACTGGAACATGATCATGGCGTTCTCGTCGATCTTCGTCGTGCCGATCCTGGCGCTGTTCCTGCTGCTGCAGAAACGCATCGTCGCCGGGCTCACCGCCGGTGCGCTGAAATGA
- a CDS encoding sugar ABC transporter permease, with translation MAHKRSPLLYLFLALPVGYLVVLVGFPIIYNLMMSVQDVKLGNIASLSRPFVGIDNYLTAVDDPIFRGVFLNSIIFVSANVVAQVGIGLMVALFFAQRFPGAPVMRGLLLAGWMLPALVVGALWKWLFAGDFGVINYFLSAIPLIGGSVHWLSDPSFSLLSVTLANIWFGMPFSMILIAAALTGIPKEHYEAAALDGAGVFARFRFITLPALKASLLAVTCLVIIYTMRAFDLIFAMTEGGPIDSSNVLPLYAYQKSFKEFRFGLGAAMGTFAFFIVFAVALIYVRTVGKERET, from the coding sequence ATGGCGCACAAACGCTCGCCCCTGCTTTACCTGTTCCTGGCGCTGCCGGTGGGCTACCTGGTGGTGCTGGTCGGCTTTCCCATCATCTACAACCTGATGATGAGCGTGCAGGACGTGAAGCTCGGCAACATCGCCTCGCTGTCGCGTCCGTTCGTCGGCATCGACAACTACCTGACCGCCGTCGACGACCCGATCTTCCGCGGCGTGTTCCTCAACTCGATCATTTTCGTCAGCGCCAATGTCGTCGCCCAAGTCGGCATCGGCCTGATGGTCGCGCTGTTCTTCGCCCAGCGCTTTCCCGGCGCCCCGGTGATGCGCGGGCTGCTGCTCGCCGGCTGGATGTTGCCGGCGCTGGTGGTCGGCGCGCTGTGGAAATGGCTGTTCGCCGGCGACTTCGGCGTGATCAACTACTTCCTGTCCGCAATCCCGCTGATCGGCGGCAGCGTGCACTGGCTGTCCGACCCGTCCTTTTCGCTGCTGTCGGTGACGCTGGCCAACATCTGGTTCGGCATGCCGTTCAGCATGATCCTGATCGCGGCGGCGCTGACCGGCATCCCGAAGGAGCATTACGAGGCGGCGGCGCTGGACGGCGCCGGCGTGTTCGCGCGGTTCCGCTTCATCACCCTGCCGGCGCTGAAGGCCTCGCTGCTGGCGGTGACCTGCCTGGTGATCATCTACACGATGCGTGCCTTCGACCTGATCTTCGCCATGACCGAAGGCGGGCCGATCGACAGCTCCAACGTGCTGCCGCTCTATGCCTACCAGAAGTCGTTCAAGGAGTTCCGCTTCGGTCTCGGCGCGGCGATGGGTACCTTTGCCTTCTTCATCGTCTTCGCCGTGGCGCTGATCTATGTGCGCACGGTCGGCAAGGAGCGCGAGACGTGA
- a CDS encoding ABC transporter substrate-binding protein, which produces MQRTTALCVAAAAMAIAPGAATAQEVIELWHPFTLETDMIYPGVEQFNASQSEYVVEARIVPGPDIATELVKAIATGSVPDLVTIDNPLVPSFSAEGTLEDLTDLIAASDAIDPAVFFPGPMNSVTWDGRYYGVPRDANTLALYYNVDMFRAAGLDPDNPPATWDELKQAARALNDPDHNVYGLAYSAYNSEEGPFQWLPFLYQNGGSITDLASPEAVEALEFWKSFIDEGLTSPDVINMRQYEATNTWKAQNAAMVVGGPWELPKIDQEAQFEWRVALLPVRGDGKDIHASSLGGFDYVIPAGADHVEGAFQFIEFMSVPKFLDIAWPSGRLAPMTTITVADPQWPQAYAVFREQLASARARGPHPRWPEISRPLAIALQEALTGTKTAAEALQGAQDAIAPILAEQPLPDTVQ; this is translated from the coding sequence GTGCAGCGAACAACCGCACTGTGCGTTGCTGCCGCAGCCATGGCGATCGCGCCGGGCGCAGCGACTGCCCAGGAAGTCATCGAGCTCTGGCATCCGTTCACGCTCGAGACCGACATGATCTATCCCGGTGTCGAACAGTTCAACGCCTCCCAGAGCGAATACGTGGTCGAGGCGCGCATCGTGCCCGGCCCCGACATCGCGACCGAACTGGTCAAGGCGATCGCCACGGGCTCGGTGCCCGACCTGGTCACCATCGACAATCCGCTGGTGCCCAGCTTCTCCGCCGAAGGCACGCTGGAGGACCTGACCGACCTGATCGCCGCCTCCGACGCCATCGACCCCGCGGTGTTCTTTCCCGGCCCGATGAACTCGGTCACCTGGGACGGCCGCTACTACGGCGTGCCGCGCGACGCCAACACACTGGCGCTTTACTACAATGTCGACATGTTCCGTGCGGCCGGCCTCGATCCCGACAACCCGCCGGCCACATGGGACGAACTCAAGCAGGCCGCGCGAGCGCTGAACGATCCGGACCACAACGTCTACGGTCTCGCCTACAGCGCCTACAACAGCGAGGAAGGGCCGTTCCAGTGGCTGCCGTTCCTCTACCAGAACGGCGGCTCGATCACCGACCTGGCCTCGCCGGAGGCGGTCGAGGCGCTCGAATTCTGGAAGAGCTTCATCGACGAGGGCCTGACCTCGCCCGACGTCATCAACATGCGCCAGTACGAGGCGACCAACACCTGGAAGGCGCAGAACGCGGCAATGGTCGTCGGCGGGCCCTGGGAGCTGCCGAAGATCGACCAGGAAGCCCAGTTCGAGTGGCGGGTGGCGCTGCTGCCGGTGCGCGGCGACGGCAAGGACATCCACGCCTCCTCGCTCGGCGGCTTCGACTATGTCATTCCGGCCGGCGCCGACCATGTCGAGGGCGCGTTCCAGTTCATCGAGTTCATGTCGGTGCCGAAATTCCTCGACATCGCCTGGCCGTCCGGCCGTCTGGCGCCGATGACCACGATCACGGTTGCCGACCCGCAATGGCCGCAGGCCTATGCGGTGTTCCGCGAGCAGCTGGCCAGCGCGCGGGCGCGCGGGCCGCATCCGCGCTGGCCGGAGATCTCGCGGCCGCTGGCGATCGCGCTGCAGGAAGCGCTGACCGGCACCAAGACCGCGGCCGAGGCGCTGCAGGGCGCGCAGGACGCGATCGCGCCGATCCTGGCCGAGCAGCCGCTGCCGGATACGGTGCAGTAG
- a CDS encoding ROK family transcriptional regulator, producing MNELSGLLTGRDGDGPPARIVRALSERGALSAGQIVRITGLAKSTVSVALAELRRQGVIVDAAARGGGRSQVGRPATRVVLNPEAGTCIGVQVGLDFIQAIVADVSHAILANEKMSLPHDFTTAQAVAATEALCARAYAAAGLGSPLTQANLLGVGVAVAGPIDPRSGRVYRSSMVPTWAGIDIPALFAPIFGRPVLTDNESNCAAIAEMMWGAASGHDDFVFFKMENEGIGGAVVNGGRIVSGVAGAGGEFGHICIEPDGDLCRCGNRGCLELYAGFGRVLRLAETRFGRHARIDEVIAMARQGDVGCRRLIADTAAVAGRGLGIIGTVVNPGLIVVGGRLAKAGDLLLDPLTESYDRHTLIKRDAVPPAAQTRIVCGALIDNDSCLGAVGMVLRHNGRLA from the coding sequence ATGAATGAACTAAGTGGCTTGCTGACCGGCCGCGACGGCGACGGCCCGCCGGCGCGGATCGTGCGCGCGCTGAGCGAACGCGGCGCGCTGAGCGCCGGCCAGATCGTGCGCATCACCGGGCTGGCCAAATCGACCGTGTCGGTGGCGCTGGCCGAGCTGCGCCGGCAGGGCGTGATCGTCGACGCCGCCGCCAGGGGTGGCGGCCGCAGCCAGGTCGGACGGCCGGCAACCCGGGTCGTCCTCAATCCGGAGGCGGGCACCTGCATCGGCGTGCAGGTCGGCCTGGACTTCATCCAGGCCATCGTCGCCGATGTCAGCCATGCGATCCTGGCCAACGAGAAGATGTCGCTGCCGCACGACTTCACCACCGCCCAGGCGGTGGCGGCGACGGAGGCGCTGTGCGCGCGCGCCTATGCCGCCGCCGGCCTCGGCAGCCCATTGACGCAGGCGAACCTGCTGGGCGTCGGGGTCGCCGTCGCCGGTCCGATCGACCCGCGCAGCGGCCGGGTCTATCGGTCGAGCATGGTGCCGACCTGGGCCGGCATCGACATCCCCGCCCTGTTCGCGCCGATCTTCGGCCGGCCCGTGCTGACCGACAACGAGAGCAACTGCGCGGCGATCGCGGAGATGATGTGGGGCGCAGCCTCCGGCCACGACGACTTCGTCTTCTTCAAGATGGAGAACGAGGGCATCGGCGGGGCGGTGGTCAACGGCGGGCGCATCGTCTCCGGCGTTGCCGGCGCCGGCGGCGAGTTCGGCCACATCTGCATCGAGCCCGACGGCGACCTGTGCCGCTGCGGCAACCGTGGCTGCCTGGAGCTCTATGCCGGTTTCGGCCGGGTGTTGCGGCTGGCCGAGACCCGGTTCGGAAGGCATGCGCGCATCGACGAGGTGATCGCGATGGCGCGCCAGGGCGACGTCGGCTGCCGCCGCCTGATCGCGGACACGGCAGCCGTCGCCGGGCGCGGCCTCGGCATCATCGGCACCGTGGTCAACCCCGGCCTGATCGTGGTCGGCGGCCGGCTGGCCAAGGCCGGCGACCTGCTGCTCGACCCGCTGACCGAGAGCTACGACCGCCACACCCTGATCAAGCGCGACGCGGTCCCGCCGGCGGCACAGACCCGCATCGTCTGCGGCGCATTGATCGACAACGACTCCTGCCTCGGCGCCGTCGGCATGGTGCTCAGGCACAACGGCAGGCTGGCCTGA
- a CDS encoding ABC transporter substrate-binding protein, with amino-acid sequence MRLLPTASLGCATAVLLAATANAEPRVLMLHQWATGSDAAAIAKLGEMFEAAGGIWEQTAIAGHTANTLAKLRADVIAGNAPAAVQLKGPEIAEWNETGMTANLDDLAAAEHWEDVVAPELFPVMKPDGHWVAAPMNIHRINWLWANVGAMERAGIEAMPQTWADFNAACDKAVAAGITCLAHLSEDWTDATSFEVVVYGMDIDLYRAAFVEADVDAMRSDAMIAAFEQWRKMVTEYMDPGIAGRDYDTASNMMGNGDAVFFIMGDWEVGVLTAAGFEYGTDYTCAQAPTDWDGAGFILNSDSVVFFQQSDPDYVEGQRLLASTILSPEFQTIFNQAKGSIPARLDVDLSEGFNPCQQLSQQELQGSIEAGTLVRSMAHNMTVLQKFRGAMMEVITEFVNTDMSAEEAANLMADSVEAQM; translated from the coding sequence ATGCGACTTCTGCCGACAGCCAGCCTGGGCTGTGCGACCGCCGTCCTGCTCGCCGCCACCGCCAATGCCGAGCCGCGGGTGCTGATGCTGCACCAGTGGGCGACCGGTTCCGATGCCGCCGCCATCGCCAAGCTCGGCGAGATGTTCGAGGCCGCGGGCGGCATCTGGGAACAGACCGCCATCGCCGGCCACACCGCCAACACGCTCGCCAAGCTGCGCGCCGACGTCATCGCCGGCAACGCGCCGGCCGCGGTCCAGCTCAAGGGCCCCGAGATCGCCGAGTGGAACGAGACCGGCATGACCGCCAATCTCGACGACCTCGCCGCCGCGGAGCATTGGGAGGACGTGGTTGCGCCCGAGTTGTTCCCGGTGATGAAGCCCGACGGGCACTGGGTCGCCGCCCCGATGAACATCCACCGCATCAACTGGCTGTGGGCCAACGTCGGCGCGATGGAGCGCGCCGGCATCGAGGCGATGCCGCAGACGTGGGCCGATTTCAACGCCGCCTGCGACAAGGCGGTCGCCGCCGGCATCACCTGCCTGGCCCATCTCAGCGAGGACTGGACCGACGCCACCAGCTTCGAGGTGGTGGTCTACGGCATGGACATCGATCTCTATCGCGCCGCCTTCGTCGAGGCCGACGTCGACGCCATGCGCTCCGACGCCATGATCGCCGCGTTCGAGCAGTGGCGGAAGATGGTCACCGAGTACATGGACCCGGGCATCGCCGGCCGCGACTACGACACCGCATCGAACATGATGGGCAACGGCGACGCGGTGTTCTTCATCATGGGCGACTGGGAGGTCGGCGTGCTGACCGCCGCCGGCTTCGAGTACGGCACCGACTACACCTGCGCCCAGGCCCCGACCGACTGGGACGGCGCCGGCTTCATCCTGAATTCGGATTCGGTGGTGTTCTTCCAGCAGTCGGACCCCGACTATGTCGAGGGCCAGCGCCTGCTCGCCAGCACCATCCTGTCGCCGGAATTCCAGACCATCTTCAACCAGGCCAAGGGTTCGATCCCGGCCCGGCTCGATGTCGACCTGTCCGAGGGCTTCAACCCGTGCCAGCAGCTGTCGCAGCAGGAACTGCAGGGCTCGATCGAAGCCGGCACCCTGGTCCGCTCGATGGCGCACAACATGACGGTGCTGCAGAAATTCCGCGGCGCGATGATGGAGGTGATCACCGAGTTCGTGAACACCGACATGTCGGCCGAGGAAGCGGCCAACCTCATGGCCGACTCGGTCGAGGCGCAGATGTAG
- a CDS encoding sugar ABC transporter permease — MAVSATAPDIGARTPGARPALGARMAGWVPFLVLAPSLVASFVYVFGFTGWTAYISLSNSSLLPTYDLVGFEHYESLWANRRWNIAYTNLFVFSGFYVILSLALGLLLAILIDQRIRAESFWRTIYLYPLAVSFVVTGTVWSWLYAPDSGIQFLVRALGWSEFEFAPATDRDWALYVIVVTGMWQASGFAMALFLAGLRAVDPDIVKAARIDGASSWRLYRKVILPGIGPIFLAVVVVLLQFAIKTFDLVVALTGGGPGIATTFPAIYVYDLMFQRGQIAEGAAAAIMILLALAVVLVPYSIWLVWRRRRDSGHG; from the coding sequence ATGGCGGTATCGGCAACGGCTCCGGACATCGGCGCCCGCACGCCGGGCGCGCGGCCTGCGCTGGGCGCGCGCATGGCAGGCTGGGTGCCGTTCCTCGTGCTGGCGCCGTCGCTGGTCGCGAGCTTCGTCTACGTCTTCGGCTTCACCGGCTGGACCGCCTACATCTCGCTGTCCAACTCGTCGCTGTTGCCGACCTACGACCTGGTCGGGTTCGAGCACTATGAGTCGCTGTGGGCGAACCGGCGCTGGAACATCGCCTACACCAACCTGTTCGTCTTCTCCGGCTTCTACGTGATCCTGTCGCTGGCGCTGGGCCTGCTGCTGGCCATCCTGATCGACCAGCGCATCCGCGCCGAATCCTTCTGGCGCACCATCTATCTCTATCCGCTGGCGGTATCGTTCGTGGTCACCGGCACGGTGTGGAGCTGGCTCTACGCGCCGGACAGCGGCATCCAGTTCCTGGTCCGCGCGCTGGGGTGGTCCGAGTTCGAGTTCGCGCCGGCCACCGACCGCGACTGGGCGCTCTACGTCATCGTGGTCACCGGCATGTGGCAGGCCTCGGGCTTCGCGATGGCCTTGTTCCTGGCCGGGCTGCGCGCGGTCGACCCCGACATCGTCAAGGCGGCGCGGATCGACGGCGCCAGTTCGTGGCGGCTCTACCGCAAGGTCATCCTGCCGGGCATCGGCCCGATCTTCCTGGCCGTCGTCGTGGTGCTGCTGCAGTTCGCGATCAAGACCTTCGACCTGGTCGTCGCGCTGACCGGCGGCGGCCCCGGCATCGCCACCACCTTCCCGGCGATCTACGTCTACGACCTGATGTTCCAGCGCGGCCAGATCGCCGAGGGCGCCGCCGCCGCGATCATGATCCTGCTCGCGCTGGCCGTGGTGCTGGTGCCGTATTCGATCTGGCTGGTCTGGCGACGCCGGCGGGACAGCGGCCATGGCTGA